Genomic DNA from Mesorhizobium sp. 131-2-1:
CGCGCGTTACGGGCGGCGCGTCCCCTATGTCGGAATCGCGATCACCACCGGCGGCGGGCTCGCCGCCTTTTCATGGTTCATGTTCGTGCAGCCGGATCTCACCTGGCGCATCCTGTCGATGAATTTCGGCTTCGGCGCCCTCAGCCTGCTGGTCGCCGCCGAGTTGCGTACCGTGCGCGGCAACGGTCCGACGGAAAAGATCCTGTTCGTGCTGTCGCTGCTTTCAGGATTGAACTTCGTCGTCCGCACCCTGATCGTCGTCATCGCGCACGGGCCATTCCCGAGCTATGACGGGTTCTACGGCTCGTCCTACTGGACGACGGCGCTCTTATCGCATGCGCTGCTGTCGCTGCTGATCGCGCTTTCCCTGTTTTCGGCCGCCGCGCTCGACGTGATGAAGGCGCTGAAGGCCGAGACCCACACCGACCCGCTGTCCGGCCTGCTCAACCGCCGCGGCTTCGAGGAACGGGCGGCGCTGCTGCTCGACCAGTGCGCCAAGGCGAAATTCCCCGTCGCCATGGTGCTTGCCGACCTCGACCACTTCAAGGCGCTGAACGACCAGCACGGGCACGCGGTGGGCGACAGGGTCATCGCCGATTTCGCCGCCAAGCTGAGCTTCGCCACCGGCACCAGGGGTGCCGCCGGCCGCATCGGCGGCGAGGAGTTCGCCGTGCTCCTGCCGCTGTGCGATCTCGCTTCGGCGCGGCTGTTCGCCGAGGCGATCCGCTCGCTCTATTCGTCAGGCGGTGTCGCCAGCCTGCCGCGAGGCGTCAGGGTGACGGCAAGTTTCGGCGTCGCCGCCCGTTCCGGCGACGAAGGTCTGGCGCCGCTGATGCGCCGCGCCGACGATGCGCTCTACAAGGCCAAGAAGAACGGCCGCGACAGCGTGCGCCTGTCCTATGAGCGGCCGGAAACGGTGTTCGTGCCGGAGTCGGCCGGCGTCGGCTGAGGGTGAACGGTCCGCCATCCGCCCG
This window encodes:
- a CDS encoding GGDEF domain-containing protein codes for the protein MDTGLLIALLNPTIALALGAAFLVLWFYQRHRPYLAVLAASYCLSAPGFLLQYFKLPVGMVLTKLISNLCFTAAGCCLASAIVARYGRRVPYVGIAITTGGGLAAFSWFMFVQPDLTWRILSMNFGFGALSLLVAAELRTVRGNGPTEKILFVLSLLSGLNFVVRTLIVVIAHGPFPSYDGFYGSSYWTTALLSHALLSLLIALSLFSAAALDVMKALKAETHTDPLSGLLNRRGFEERAALLLDQCAKAKFPVAMVLADLDHFKALNDQHGHAVGDRVIADFAAKLSFATGTRGAAGRIGGEEFAVLLPLCDLASARLFAEAIRSLYSSGGVASLPRGVRVTASFGVAARSGDEGLAPLMRRADDALYKAKKNGRDSVRLSYERPETVFVPESAGVG